In Podospora pseudopauciseta strain CBS 411.78 chromosome 2 map unlocalized CBS411.78m_2, whole genome shotgun sequence, the genomic stretch ATCAACACCTTTTCTCAGTTCACCTTGCACCCAAGATGGAGACCCCAGCGATTCCCATGCCCAACGATGCGCGGGAGCAGGAGATTCTGCAGAAGCTCACGGCTATCCGGGATCAACTGCTGCTCCTAAAGATGGACCGAACAAAGTACATTCGGAGCCAAGATGTCATGGTGCATTACCAGGAACTGGTGGAACAAGTCAAGCTGCTGAACGAGGTCCGAAAAGGGGCACATCCAGGGGAGAACAGACGTATGCGAACCACAACATCAGCGGCCACGGACTGCTTTGTACTAACATCTGCGCGTAGTCGACAAGGTGCTCGAGAGCTGTTTCCAACTCAtctcccttttctttatGACGATTGGGCGAACGACCGACGTTCCCGCCGCCTATGCCCTGACCTCGACTGTGAAGCGACTCCTCGATCATCTCACAGAAGCTGGTCTCTTCTCGCCAAAAGATCTCGACAGCCTTTCGGATACATTGGGAAGGTTGGATGGGATCTTGAAGAACGCGAACGCACAACATTCACCATACCTGGTCGAACTCCTTTCCAAACGCGAAGAGCTATGCAAGACGATGCTTACAAAGTTGCGGGAAAAGCTGGACGAGCTGGATAAACCTTTGCAGGCCATCTATGAGAGGTTAATATCTATCATGAGATCAATGTCGCttgccaacaccaagacaaAGTTCGCCACATCCGAAGTCCAGAAGCTGCAAGCAaagctcaaggagattgAAGAGTCCAGAGTGGATGGCAagtttgttgatgaagaagggaACGAAATCCGTGGCAGCGACCTAGTCTCAGCACTTCTGGTGAGGTGTTTGAGGTGGTCAGATATCGTGTTGGAGAGGTACATCATGCGCCCTTCAATAATGAGACGCCCGAACTAACGCAGACGATCACAGAAAGGGGCAAATACCTGAAGCTTTCAGAACAAGATACGAGATTCTCACCGGTGTGCGCAACGATCTTGAAAAGCTTTCCATCACGCAAGCCTGGTCCCTCCGAGAAACCGATTTGTACGATTTCCAACGAGAGCTCGACAAGATTGACGAGAGTAGGGTGGACGGGAACTGGGTCGACGACGAGGGCAACCCTGCCGAACTGTACGTTCAACGAACGCTGCTTTACCTCATCAGACGCAGCTACGGCTACATTTATTATCTGATGAACTCGTCTGAGCCAGTGTCAGAGGCTTTGTTACCGGTGTACAACCAGTTGCAGACATTGAAGAGGTGTCTGGTGGAGGTCAAAAACTCGGGAGGCGTGAGCTCGGCTAGGGAGTTATATCCTTATAGCATGAAGGTGTGTTGCCCTGTGTTATAATGTCCCAACTTTCTAATTACTGACAATCGATAGCTCAATTCAATCGACAACATGCGCGTCGATGGCAAGTTCATGGTTGGCAACGACATTCCAGAGGGACAGGGAAGTGTCAGTGAGCTGCTGGCTGAGTGCTTTGACCTCAGCTACGAGCTCAGGGTGGCCGCGGAAGAACTAGAAGATGGCAGTACTGATAGCTAGCTGGCCATGTTCCTTTCGGTTGTATGATATTTCGGGTTTTTGGAAGCATGGTTTTGCGCCAAGATATGTTGCTGATGGCGTTATGAACGAGTTGATGACAATAATTGGGTGCAATCGTACCCGAAGCTGATTTTAGAGCACTGCTATTATGGCGT encodes the following:
- a CDS encoding uncharacterized protein (COG:S; EggNog:ENOG503NUHI; BUSCO:EOG092629ZN), which translates into the protein METPAIPMPNDAREQEILQKLTAIRDQLLLLKMDRTKYIRSQDVMVHYQELVEQVKLLNEVRKGAHPGENRLDKVLESCFQLISLFFMTIGRTTDVPAAYALTSTVKRLLDHLTEAGLFSPKDLDSLSDTLGRLDGILKNANAQHSPYLVELLSKREELCKTMLTKLREKLDELDKPLQAIYERLISIMRSMSLANTKTKFATSEVQKLQAKLKEIEESRVDGKFVDEEGNEIRGSDLVSALLVRCLRWSDIVLERKGQIPEAFRTRYEILTGVRNDLEKLSITQAWSLRETDLYDFQRELDKIDESRVDGNWVDDEGNPAELYVQRTLLYLIRRSYGYIYYLMNSSEPVSEALLPVYNQLQTLKRCLVEVKNSGGVSSARELYPYSMKLNSIDNMRVDGKFMVGNDIPEGQGSVSELLAECFDLSYELRVAAEELEDGSTDS